A stretch of the Desulfovibrio sp. X2 genome encodes the following:
- a CDS encoding efflux RND transporter permease subunit codes for MIAKIIELSLKNKFLVLLATLFIVAAGYWAMRSMPLDAIPDLSDVQVIVLTDYPGQAPQVVEDQVTYPLTTAMLSVPYAKVVRGYSFFGVSFVYVIFEDGTDLYWARSRVMEALNYVSGKLPAGVAPQIGPDATGVGWVYEYLLKSDNHDLAQLRSIQDWFLRYELTSVPGVAEVASVGGFVKQYQVIVDPNKLEAYNLSIDRVKMAIKRSNNDVGGRVIEMGETEFMVRGQGYLKGVPDIENIPLGTDRQTGVPILMRNVAEVKIGPELRRGLLDENGQGEVVGGVVIMRYGENALTTIAGVKKRLKELESGLPKGVHIVPAYDRSGLILRAVHTLTRTLIEESIIVAIVCMVFLFHMRSALVGIITLPIGVLVSFLLMRIQGLNANIMSLGGIAIAIGAMVDGAIVMIENVHKHIEHDDGTTSRWRLVYESSKEVGPSLFFSLLIIAVSFLPVFTLEAQEGRLFKPLAFTKTYAMMGAAVLAITVVPILMGYLIRGKIVPETRNPVNRFLIWIYQPVIRLVLKAKWLIILLAAACLALTYIPWRNIGSEFMPPLNEGDLLYMPTTLPGISIAKAKELLQQTDRIIATFPEVERVTGKAGRAETATDPAPLSMFETTIMLKPQDQWPAGMTTEKLVEQMDKAIQIPGLTNAWTMPIKTRIDMLSTGIKTPVGIKIKGDDLQTLSDIGQKIEAVLREVPGTASAYAERTTGGNYLDIKVRRGEAARYGLSVGDVEDVISSAVGGMNVTYTVEGQERYPVNLRYPSELRDTPEKLRRVLVPLPGGGHVPLEEVADIRVTKGPPVIKSENARKNAWIFVDIGGVDIGTYVKRAQQAVAAKVKLPPGYSLVWSGQYEYMIRAQQRLAVVVPMTLIIIFVLLYLNFKNVGESLIIMLSVPFALTGGLWLMYLLHFNMSVAVAVGFIALAGVAAETGVVMLIYLDISYKAFKERYGAEFNRRHLAEAIEEGAALRVRPKMMTVTAIMAGLAPIMWNHGTGSEIMQRIAAPMIGGMISATIMTLVVVPAIYGIWKGWRLPK; via the coding sequence ATGATCGCCAAAATCATCGAGCTGTCCCTGAAGAACAAGTTCCTGGTCCTGCTGGCCACGCTCTTCATCGTGGCCGCGGGCTACTGGGCCATGCGCTCCATGCCCCTGGACGCCATCCCGGACCTCTCGGACGTGCAGGTCATCGTGCTCACCGACTACCCGGGCCAGGCGCCGCAGGTGGTCGAGGACCAGGTCACCTATCCCCTGACCACGGCCATGCTCTCCGTGCCCTACGCCAAGGTCGTGCGCGGCTACTCCTTCTTCGGCGTCTCCTTCGTCTACGTCATCTTCGAGGACGGCACGGACCTCTACTGGGCGCGCAGCCGCGTCATGGAGGCCCTGAACTACGTCTCGGGCAAGCTGCCCGCGGGCGTCGCGCCCCAGATAGGCCCGGACGCCACGGGCGTGGGCTGGGTCTACGAGTACCTGCTGAAGTCCGACAACCACGACCTGGCGCAGCTGCGCTCCATCCAGGACTGGTTCCTGCGCTACGAGCTGACGAGCGTGCCGGGCGTGGCCGAGGTGGCCTCGGTGGGCGGCTTCGTCAAGCAGTACCAGGTCATCGTCGACCCCAACAAGCTCGAGGCCTACAACCTCTCCATCGACCGCGTGAAGATGGCCATCAAGCGCTCGAACAACGACGTGGGCGGCAGGGTCATCGAGATGGGCGAGACCGAGTTCATGGTCCGGGGCCAGGGCTACCTGAAGGGCGTCCCTGACATCGAGAACATCCCGCTCGGCACGGACAGGCAGACCGGCGTGCCCATCCTCATGCGCAACGTGGCCGAGGTGAAGATCGGCCCCGAGCTCAGACGCGGCCTGCTGGACGAGAACGGGCAGGGCGAGGTCGTGGGCGGCGTGGTCATCATGCGCTACGGCGAGAACGCCCTGACCACCATCGCGGGCGTCAAGAAGCGCCTGAAGGAGCTCGAGTCCGGCCTTCCCAAGGGCGTGCACATCGTGCCCGCCTACGACCGCTCGGGCCTCATCCTGCGCGCCGTGCACACGCTCACGCGCACGCTCATCGAGGAAAGCATCATCGTGGCGATCGTCTGCATGGTCTTCCTCTTCCACATGCGAAGCGCGCTCGTGGGCATCATCACCCTGCCCATCGGCGTGCTCGTGAGCTTCCTGCTCATGCGCATCCAGGGGCTGAACGCCAACATCATGAGCCTGGGCGGCATCGCCATCGCCATCGGCGCCATGGTGGACGGGGCCATCGTCATGATCGAAAACGTGCACAAGCACATCGAGCACGACGACGGCACCACGAGCCGCTGGCGGCTGGTCTACGAGTCGTCCAAGGAGGTCGGCCCCTCCCTCTTCTTCTCGCTGCTCATCATCGCGGTCAGCTTCCTGCCCGTCTTCACCCTGGAGGCGCAGGAGGGCCGCCTCTTCAAGCCCCTGGCCTTCACCAAGACCTACGCCATGATGGGCGCGGCCGTGCTGGCCATCACCGTGGTGCCCATCCTCATGGGCTACCTGATCCGCGGCAAGATCGTGCCCGAGACCAGGAACCCGGTGAACCGCTTCCTGATCTGGATCTACCAGCCCGTCATCCGCCTGGTGCTCAAGGCCAAGTGGCTGATCATCCTGCTCGCCGCGGCCTGCCTGGCGCTGACCTACATCCCCTGGAGGAACATCGGCTCCGAGTTCATGCCGCCGCTGAACGAGGGCGACCTGCTCTACATGCCCACGACCCTTCCCGGCATCTCCATCGCCAAGGCCAAGGAGCTCCTGCAGCAGACCGACCGCATCATCGCCACCTTCCCGGAGGTGGAGCGGGTCACGGGCAAGGCGGGCCGCGCCGAGACGGCGACGGACCCGGCGCCGCTGTCCATGTTCGAGACCACGATCATGCTCAAGCCCCAGGACCAGTGGCCCGCGGGCATGACCACCGAGAAGCTCGTGGAGCAGATGGACAAGGCCATCCAGATCCCGGGGCTCACCAACGCCTGGACCATGCCCATCAAGACGCGCATCGACATGCTCTCCACGGGCATCAAGACGCCCGTGGGCATCAAGATCAAGGGCGACGACCTGCAGACCCTCTCGGACATCGGCCAGAAGATCGAGGCCGTGCTGCGCGAGGTGCCGGGCACGGCCAGCGCCTACGCAGAGCGCACCACGGGCGGCAACTACCTGGACATCAAGGTCAGGCGGGGAGAGGCCGCGCGCTACGGGCTCTCCGTGGGCGACGTGGAGGACGTCATCAGCAGCGCCGTGGGCGGCATGAACGTGACCTACACGGTCGAGGGGCAGGAGCGCTATCCGGTCAACCTGCGCTACCCCTCCGAGCTGCGCGATACCCCGGAGAAGCTGCGCCGTGTCCTGGTGCCCCTGCCCGGCGGCGGCCACGTGCCCCTGGAAGAGGTGGCCGACATCCGCGTGACAAAGGGCCCGCCGGTCATCAAGAGCGAGAACGCGCGCAAGAACGCCTGGATCTTCGTGGACATCGGAGGCGTGGACATCGGCACCTACGTCAAGCGCGCCCAGCAGGCCGTGGCCGCCAAGGTCAAGCTGCCCCCGGGCTACAGCCTGGTCTGGAGCGGCCAGTACGAATACATGATCCGGGCCCAGCAGCGCCTGGCCGTGGTCGTGCCCATGACGCTCATCATCATCTTCGTGCTGCTCTATCTGAACTTCAAGAACGTCGGCGAGAGCCTGATCATCATGCTCTCCGTGCCCTTCGCCCTCACCGGCGGGCTGTGGCTCATGTATCTCCTGCACTTCAACATGAGCGTGGCCGTGGCCGTGGGCTTCATCGCCCTGGCGGGCGTGGCGGCGGAGACGGGCGTGGTCATGCTCATCTACCTGGACATCTCCTACAAGGCGTTCAAGGAGCGCTACGGCGCGGAGTTCAACCGCCGCCACCTGGCCGAGGCCATCGAGGAGGGCGCGGCGCTGCGCGTGCGGCCCAAGATGATGACCGTGACCGCGATCATGGCGGGCCTCGCGCCCATCATGTGGAACCACGGCACGGGCTCGGAGATCATGCAGCGCATCGCCGCGCCCATGATCGGCGGCATGATCAGCGCCACGATCATGACCCTCGTCGTGGTCCCGGCCATCTACGGCATCTGGAAGGGCTGGCGCCTGCCCAAGTAG
- a CDS encoding efflux RND transporter periplasmic adaptor subunit, giving the protein MKRIALATAALFATFLAASWTPAPVPAPSAGLLSALPGPADAAAAEGPKAGEIDPKTGKRIKYWVAPMDPTYIRNEPGKSPMGMDLVPVYQDEGGEKEPSSTIRIDPVTLQNMGVRTQTVEEKPLSRSIRAMGTLGYDQSQSAVVTTKFNGWIERIYVDYVGQQVKKGQPLFDIYSPDLVTAQEEYRLALRQNAELANSEFSSVREEAKRLLEASRTKLRYWDLSPAQIRRIENGGAVSKTITVYSPVSGVVTAKNAVLGSYVKMGDKQYEIGDLSTIWVDAEVYSYELPFVHQGMPAEMELDYIPGKRFKGTVRYIYPFLSAQTRTARLRLEFPNPGIELKPQMYATVYLSSKIADKTVVIPQQAIIDTGVRKVVFVALGKGRFEPRQIVTGPVGQDGQVQVLKGLKAGEQLVVSAQFMLDSESNLRATIEKMMEAKSPKASGQAAPAGGTSGGTSGETSGSDLDMSGMTMDSGGSGNSGTSAAKPKGDDLDMSGMTMGSPAPKGSATPAPKTSPDKK; this is encoded by the coding sequence ATGAAACGCATCGCACTCGCCACCGCAGCCCTCTTCGCCACCTTCCTCGCGGCCTCCTGGACGCCCGCGCCCGTTCCCGCCCCCTCCGCCGGGCTTCTCTCGGCCCTCCCGGGCCCGGCCGACGCGGCCGCGGCCGAGGGGCCCAAGGCCGGGGAGATCGACCCCAAGACCGGCAAGCGCATCAAGTACTGGGTCGCGCCCATGGACCCCACGTACATCCGGAACGAGCCCGGCAAGTCGCCCATGGGCATGGACCTCGTGCCCGTCTACCAGGACGAGGGCGGGGAGAAGGAGCCGAGCTCCACCATCCGCATCGACCCCGTGACCCTGCAGAACATGGGCGTGCGCACCCAGACCGTGGAGGAGAAGCCGCTTTCGCGCTCCATCCGCGCCATGGGCACGCTCGGCTACGACCAGTCGCAGAGCGCCGTGGTGACCACCAAGTTCAACGGCTGGATCGAGCGCATCTACGTGGACTACGTGGGCCAGCAGGTGAAGAAGGGCCAGCCGCTCTTCGACATCTACAGTCCGGACCTGGTCACGGCCCAGGAGGAGTACAGGCTCGCCCTGCGCCAGAACGCCGAGCTCGCGAACAGCGAATTTTCGAGCGTGCGCGAGGAGGCCAAGCGGCTGCTCGAGGCCTCGCGCACCAAGCTGCGCTACTGGGACCTCTCCCCGGCGCAGATCCGGCGCATCGAGAACGGCGGGGCGGTGAGCAAGACGATCACGGTCTACTCGCCGGTCAGCGGCGTGGTCACGGCCAAGAACGCCGTGCTCGGCAGCTACGTCAAGATGGGCGACAAGCAGTACGAGATCGGCGACCTCTCCACCATCTGGGTGGACGCCGAGGTCTACTCCTACGAGCTGCCCTTCGTGCACCAGGGCATGCCCGCCGAGATGGAGCTCGACTACATCCCGGGCAAGCGTTTCAAGGGCACGGTGCGCTACATCTATCCCTTTCTTTCGGCCCAGACGCGCACGGCCAGGCTCAGGCTCGAGTTCCCGAACCCGGGCATCGAGCTCAAGCCCCAGATGTACGCCACGGTCTACCTGAGCTCGAAGATCGCGGACAAGACCGTGGTCATCCCGCAGCAGGCGATCATCGACACGGGCGTGCGCAAGGTGGTCTTCGTGGCCCTGGGCAAGGGCCGCTTCGAGCCGCGCCAGATCGTCACCGGCCCGGTGGGCCAGGACGGCCAGGTCCAGGTGCTGAAGGGCCTGAAGGCGGGCGAGCAGCTCGTGGTCTCGGCCCAGTTCATGCTCGACTCCGAATCCAACCTGCGCGCGACCATCGAGAAGATGATGGAGGCGAAAAGCCCCAAGGCCTCGGGCCAGGCCGCGCCCGCGGGCGGTACCTCGGGCGGTACCTCTGGCGAGACCTCGGGCAGTGACCTCGACATGTCGGGCATGACCATGGATTCCGGCGGTTCCGGCAATTCCGGGACGTCCGCCGCCAAGCCCAAGGGCGACGACCTGGACATGTCCGGCATGACCATGGGCTCGCCCGCCCCCAAGGGGTCCGCGACCCCGGCGCCCAAGACCTCCCCGGACAAGAAGTAG
- a CDS encoding TolC family protein encodes MTRGTSFFLAIAAALLLPLAAFAQAAPQAPAAGPMDHGGTPGAAQAPAPEVGRWAPPALRELIEEAWQDNQDLASTREQAESLRAKAPYAGSLADPRVGLAMLNVPVDTFKTNQEAMTQKQVSLSQSLPWFGTLSLREKAAVLQAVKQRQVYEAQRLALAAQVAQAWFDLGFVEQSLATNARLTALVDQMMRVAESRYATSGGLQQDILQAQVEATRLLDEKTSLERRRRTLADRINELLNRDHFVEVTGPGDLSLPAGRLEADELTRRAVAGNPALAARRVEEERSKVLVELAQKDYYPDMNVNVAYGFRESDPNTGLDRPDFLSAGVSFSVPLWAGTRQDSQLDSAKKAQSAASRSVAGLEEALPHKVDALVDEITRTRDNYRLFKSALLAQTSQWAEASLAAYQTGKVEFSTMIAAQTRLLTSELQVKRYLFDVYAKMAALEEVVGGPLDSAAAQAAPQAAPAPARNQ; translated from the coding sequence ATGACTCGCGGCACATCCTTTTTCCTGGCCATCGCGGCCGCACTCCTTCTTCCGCTGGCGGCCTTCGCCCAGGCGGCGCCCCAGGCTCCGGCCGCAGGGCCGATGGACCACGGCGGCACGCCCGGCGCCGCGCAGGCGCCCGCCCCGGAGGTCGGGAGATGGGCGCCGCCCGCGCTGCGCGAGCTCATCGAGGAGGCCTGGCAGGACAACCAGGACCTGGCCTCGACCAGGGAGCAGGCCGAGAGCCTGCGCGCCAAGGCGCCCTACGCCGGATCGCTCGCCGATCCGCGCGTCGGACTGGCCATGCTGAACGTGCCCGTGGACACCTTCAAGACCAACCAGGAGGCCATGACCCAGAAGCAGGTCTCGCTCTCGCAGAGCCTGCCCTGGTTCGGCACCCTCAGCCTCCGCGAGAAGGCGGCCGTGCTCCAGGCGGTCAAGCAGCGGCAGGTCTACGAGGCCCAGCGCCTCGCCCTGGCCGCCCAGGTCGCCCAGGCCTGGTTCGACCTCGGCTTCGTGGAGCAGAGCCTGGCCACCAACGCCCGCCTGACCGCCCTGGTGGACCAGATGATGCGCGTGGCCGAGTCGCGCTACGCCACGAGCGGCGGTCTGCAGCAGGACATCCTGCAGGCCCAGGTGGAGGCCACCAGGCTCCTGGACGAGAAGACGAGCCTCGAGCGGCGCCGCCGCACCCTGGCCGACCGCATCAACGAGCTCCTGAACCGCGACCACTTCGTGGAGGTCACGGGGCCGGGCGACCTGTCCCTGCCCGCCGGACGCCTGGAGGCGGACGAGCTCACGCGGCGCGCCGTGGCGGGGAACCCCGCCCTGGCCGCGCGCCGCGTGGAGGAGGAACGCTCCAAGGTCCTCGTGGAGCTGGCCCAGAAGGACTACTACCCGGACATGAACGTCAACGTGGCCTACGGCTTCCGCGAGAGCGACCCGAACACCGGCCTGGACCGGCCGGACTTCCTCTCCGCCGGGGTCAGCTTCTCCGTGCCGCTGTGGGCCGGAACCCGCCAGGACAGCCAGCTCGACTCCGCCAAGAAGGCGCAGTCCGCGGCCTCGCGCTCCGTGGCCGGGCTCGAGGAGGCGCTGCCGCACAAGGTGGACGCCCTGGTGGACGAAATCACCCGCACCCGGGACAACTACCGCCTCTTCAAGAGCGCCCTGCTGGCCCAGACCTCGCAGTGGGCCGAGGCCTCGCTCGCGGCCTACCAGACCGGCAAGGTGGAGTTCAGCACCATGATCGCGGCCCAGACCCGGCTTCTGACCTCCGAGCTGCAGGTCAAGCGCTACCTTTTCGACGTCTACGCCAAGATGGCGGCCCTGGAAGAGGTCGTGGGCGGCCCCCTCGATTCCGCGGCGGCCCAGGCAGCGCCCCAGGCAGCGCCCGCCCCGGCCCGGAACCAGTGA
- a CDS encoding SpoIIE family protein phosphatase, which yields MTVRIRWKLLLLLLTISLLPALAIGLSGLSTMRHMGADVSRRTRETLSLQARANLRRLIEDHALVLHREFDLLQAVLGAQARDVEDLLSHPPQSAALYVRTVSEGGMGQGMGGRGMGGRGMGGMMRGMMNGMDQDMRHMMGGTTQDGTEQPGPGETGKAAVPQDEGRDSDSDSGRMGIFSPGAVAAGEGQRSADIRALSHMAPLHARARDLLGDLALRQFTALDDGVFAFYPARESLPAGSVPMMYDPRRMPWYSKPLETGGMTWSLPYEDPFTGEPVITVSTPVRLDGRPVGVTAICVPLAFLLHQNPQHLLFSGLHTWIVRPADDADGNRGLRLVAADVSGADAQAGARTELEAAPPSPGNMRPRGQGLGAGAAGRRGGPFLHRWRLPRAPEWFRLKDPAVLEAMIADIDAGNSGDRLVDLAGNPSAPGASQSSGTSLLAYAPIFHGGTALVIAVPEQEVVAQATATGEYITAQARKHEHTVIFDLAAVLAVCLGVALLVSRRITRVVASLAGAVSRVAKGDFAARAPVIAHDELGDLAQTFNSLVPALEDQVRMKETLRLAQGIQSRLQPHSLPAVPGFDVAGGSDSCDETGGDYYDFIGLADGRLVAAVGDVSGHGLPAALLMASIRGFLRGRSVEQGSLSAVAGDVNRLVLADTYETGDFMTLFLLSLDPATGGLAWLRAGHDPAFLYAPGHPRAEAGGVLELAGSGGTALGVDPEAVYPENAGVALAPGQVVLLATDGVWEATDGEGRQYGKDRLKRLLAGAATASAEEIRRLVVEDVRRFSGCGKQQDDVTVVVIKALQDTAAMEDTAMEETK from the coding sequence ATGACCGTGCGAATCCGTTGGAAGCTGCTGCTCCTCCTGCTGACCATCTCCCTGCTGCCCGCACTGGCGATCGGGCTCTCCGGCCTTTCGACCATGCGCCACATGGGCGCGGACGTGAGCCGACGCACGCGCGAGACGCTCTCCCTGCAGGCGCGGGCCAACCTGCGCCGCCTCATCGAGGACCACGCCCTGGTCCTGCACCGCGAGTTCGACCTGCTGCAGGCAGTGCTCGGCGCGCAGGCCCGCGACGTGGAGGACCTCCTCTCCCACCCCCCGCAGAGCGCGGCGCTCTATGTGCGCACCGTGTCCGAAGGCGGCATGGGCCAGGGCATGGGAGGCCGGGGAATGGGCGGCCGAGGAATGGGCGGCATGATGCGCGGCATGATGAACGGCATGGACCAGGACATGCGGCACATGATGGGCGGCACGACGCAGGACGGCACGGAGCAGCCCGGCCCTGGCGAAACCGGGAAGGCGGCGGTCCCGCAGGACGAAGGCCGCGATTCGGACTCCGATTCCGGCCGGATGGGCATCTTCTCGCCCGGCGCCGTGGCCGCGGGCGAGGGGCAGAGGTCAGCGGACATCCGCGCCCTCTCGCACATGGCCCCGCTGCACGCCCGGGCCCGCGACCTCCTGGGCGACCTGGCCCTGCGCCAGTTCACGGCCCTGGACGACGGGGTCTTCGCCTTCTATCCGGCCAGGGAGAGCCTGCCCGCGGGCAGCGTGCCCATGATGTACGATCCCCGCCGCATGCCCTGGTACTCCAAACCCCTCGAGACGGGCGGCATGACCTGGTCCCTGCCCTACGAGGACCCCTTCACGGGCGAGCCGGTGATCACCGTGAGCACGCCCGTGCGCCTGGACGGGCGCCCCGTGGGCGTGACCGCCATCTGCGTTCCCCTGGCCTTCCTGCTGCACCAGAACCCCCAGCACCTGCTCTTTTCCGGCCTGCACACCTGGATCGTACGCCCGGCCGACGACGCCGACGGCAACCGGGGGCTTCGCCTGGTCGCGGCCGACGTCTCCGGCGCCGACGCGCAGGCCGGAGCGAGGACCGAGCTCGAAGCCGCGCCCCCCTCTCCCGGAAACATGCGGCCCCGGGGCCAGGGCCTGGGCGCCGGAGCCGCGGGCCGGCGCGGCGGCCCTTTCCTCCACCGCTGGCGCCTGCCGCGGGCGCCCGAGTGGTTCAGGCTGAAGGACCCCGCCGTGCTCGAGGCCATGATCGCGGACATCGACGCGGGCAATTCCGGGGACAGGCTGGTGGACCTGGCAGGCAACCCGTCCGCCCCGGGCGCCTCCCAAAGTTCCGGCACCTCGCTCCTGGCCTACGCCCCGATCTTCCACGGCGGCACCGCGCTGGTCATCGCCGTGCCGGAGCAGGAGGTCGTGGCCCAGGCCACCGCAACCGGAGAATACATCACGGCCCAGGCCCGGAAGCACGAGCACACCGTGATCTTCGACCTCGCGGCCGTGCTGGCCGTCTGCCTGGGCGTGGCCCTGCTCGTCTCGCGGCGCATCACGCGCGTGGTGGCAAGCCTGGCCGGGGCCGTGTCCCGGGTCGCCAAGGGCGACTTCGCGGCCCGCGCACCGGTCATCGCCCACGACGAACTGGGCGACCTGGCCCAGACCTTCAACTCCCTGGTCCCGGCACTGGAGGACCAGGTGCGCATGAAGGAGACCCTGCGCCTGGCCCAGGGCATCCAGTCGCGGCTGCAGCCGCACAGCCTCCCCGCCGTCCCCGGCTTCGACGTGGCGGGCGGCAGCGACTCCTGCGACGAGACCGGCGGCGACTACTACGATTTCATCGGCCTGGCCGACGGCCGCCTGGTCGCGGCCGTGGGCGACGTCTCGGGCCACGGCCTGCCCGCGGCCCTGCTCATGGCCTCCATCCGCGGCTTCCTGCGCGGCCGCTCGGTCGAGCAGGGATCGCTCAGCGCGGTGGCCGGGGACGTGAACCGCCTCGTGCTCGCGGACACTTACGAGACCGGCGACTTCATGACCCTCTTCCTGCTCTCCCTGGATCCGGCGACCGGCGGGCTGGCCTGGCTGCGCGCGGGCCACGACCCGGCCTTCCTCTATGCCCCCGGCCACCCCCGGGCGGAGGCGGGCGGCGTGCTCGAACTCGCGGGCAGCGGCGGCACCGCCCTCGGCGTGGATCCGGAAGCGGTCTACCCGGAGAACGCCGGCGTGGCCCTGGCCCCGGGGCAGGTGGTGCTCCTGGCCACGGACGGCGTGTGGGAGGCCACGGACGGCGAGGGGCGGCAGTACGGCAAGGACAGGCTCAAGAGGCTGCTGGCCGGGGCCGCGACCGCCTCGGCCGAGGAGATCAGGCGGCTCGTGGTCGAGGACGTGCGCCGCTTCTCGGGCTGCGGCAAGCAGCAGGACGACGTGACCGTGGTGGTCATCAAGGCGCTTCAGGACACGGCGGCCATGGAAGACACGGCCATGGAGGAGACGAAATGA
- a CDS encoding alginate O-acetyltransferase encodes MRKPSGQGLGGILLALLFLAAVFPPLMGFFTDLHAHVSLTEKRELAPFPGIPASPGALRAFPGAFEKYFGDRFGLRQPMISLHNWIEITFFKPDSSTRVVKGRDGWYYLHQSIGYCTRQKPLDQAQLAQWAETLAARRDFLAARGVTYLFVVAPSKPGIYPEHLPPDVRPAEENALDQLSAYIAGLPGRVPPPRAPFPPPPPPDIPFLDLRPELRQAARQAQVYETTDTHWNDRGALVAALRIADALRERGVFLPPPPPFRETVQERNGGDLAQMLGLQYVLRGTAPLVEPVIPGAVKRIVPDYMSRAWSYYPPTVWEKRGLPGHLVMIGDSFTMSTACSSFLAEFFGRSVAVHRDLLPPDAEGLERIVQAEHPDVVVEEIVERNLVQPVSATQGLLARR; translated from the coding sequence ATGCGAAAGCCTTCCGGACAGGGCCTCGGCGGCATCCTCCTGGCGCTACTCTTCCTGGCGGCCGTCTTTCCGCCGCTGATGGGCTTCTTCACGGACCTTCACGCCCATGTCTCGCTGACAGAGAAGCGCGAGCTGGCGCCTTTTCCCGGCATTCCGGCGAGCCCCGGGGCGCTCAGGGCATTCCCCGGCGCCTTCGAGAAGTACTTCGGCGACCGTTTCGGCCTGCGCCAGCCCATGATCAGCCTGCACAACTGGATCGAGATCACGTTCTTCAAGCCGGACAGCTCGACCCGCGTGGTCAAGGGCCGGGACGGCTGGTACTATCTGCACCAGTCCATCGGGTACTGCACGCGGCAAAAGCCCCTGGATCAGGCACAGCTCGCGCAGTGGGCCGAAACCCTCGCGGCCCGGCGAGACTTCCTGGCCGCGCGCGGCGTCACGTACCTCTTCGTGGTCGCGCCGAGCAAGCCGGGCATCTATCCCGAGCACCTGCCGCCGGACGTCCGGCCAGCCGAAGAGAACGCCCTCGACCAGCTCTCGGCATACATTGCCGGTCTCCCCGGCAGGGTACCCCCGCCGCGAGCACCTTTTCCGCCGCCCCCGCCGCCGGATATCCCGTTCCTCGACCTGCGCCCGGAACTGCGCCAGGCCGCGCGGCAGGCACAGGTTTACGAAACCACCGACACCCACTGGAACGACAGGGGCGCGCTCGTGGCCGCCCTGCGCATCGCCGATGCCCTGCGCGAGCGCGGCGTCTTCCTGCCGCCGCCTCCTCCCTTCCGCGAGACCGTGCAGGAGCGCAACGGCGGCGATCTGGCCCAGATGCTCGGGCTGCAGTACGTGCTGCGCGGAACAGCGCCGCTGGTAGAGCCCGTGATCCCCGGTGCGGTCAAGCGCATCGTGCCCGACTACATGAGCCGCGCCTGGAGCTATTACCCCCCTACGGTCTGGGAGAAGAGGGGCCTGCCGGGCCACCTGGTCATGATCGGCGACTCCTTCACCATGAGCACCGCCTGCTCCTCGTTTCTGGCCGAGTTCTTCGGCCGCAGCGTGGCCGTCCACCGGGACCTGCTGCCGCCTGACGCCGAGGGCCTCGAGCGGATCGTGCAGGCAGAACACCCGGACGTCGTGGTCGAGGAGATCGTGGAGCGCAACCTCGTGCAGCCCGTATCCGCCACGCAAGGACTTCTCGCCCGCCGCTAG